Genomic DNA from Pseudofrancisella aestuarii:
TTCTTCCAACAAATAGCTTATGCCATTCTTCAAAAATAAGATTAAGCTGTTCATCATCTTTAATTCTAGTTCTACCTGCAAAGCTCTTAGCTTCAGTCGAGATAGTGGTTATATCTCTTTCATTCAACCAAGCTTTTAAATGATTAAACTCTTCTTTTCTTTTTAAGATTTCTGTTTCTCTAGTTTTACCCTTCTTACTACCGGTATTTAATATAATTAAGTTTTCAATATCTTCTGAATATTTTTCTATTTTGTTTAAAACAGTTTGCTTCTGTTTATAAAAATCATTTTCATTTACAAAATCAATCTTGTAATTAGACTTAACAATATTCCCTAAACCATTCCTATCTAAAAACCTCTCTGGCGTGTGTAGTTTATTTAATTTCAGATACTCATAATTTTCTTGATTATTATTTATATTATTCCTAAAAAAATCCTCTACCACTTTTTGCAAAATATCAGATGTATCAACTTCCATTGAAACATCCATTTCTATACCACTAGTAAAAGCTTGCTCACTCAAAACCTTCTTACAGAAACCATGAATAGTAAAAATAGCAGCCTCATCAATCTCTAACAAAGCTCTTTTAAGATGTTTATAATTTTCTTCTGATAAAACTTCTTTGCCCGATTTGTGATTCTTGATTACATCTCTTAACTTGGACTCAACCCTACCAATAATCTCTTGTGTTGCATCTTTAGTAAATGTCATTACCAGTATCTGGCTCGGTAATAATCTTTCATTTAAGCTATTTCTTTTTTCTAATAAAAGTCTGACATATAATTCTGTAATATTATAAGTCTTACCAGTACCAGCACTTGCTTCAATTATGTGTCGACCTGCTAATGGTATTTCTTTTATATCAAGATTTTTCATTTAGGTTTTATCTACCTAGAATATTTATAACTCTAATTATAAACATTTCTTTTATAAATTATTATTCACATGCATAAAATCTCCCTTAATTAAATTCTACTTATGCTCATTTAAAAATCTGATATCTGGATAGGCCATCAAGTAACTTTCAATATTAAAATGTTATAATTATAAAAATTTTGAAACTTAAAAATAAAATGGCAACGGGGATAGTAGCATTACTAGATGATATAGCTTTATTAGCTGATGATACAGCTACAGCAACAAGACATGTTGCAACAGCAACGGCACCCATTCTGGGTGATGACGTAGCAGTAAATGCTGGAGCTGCAACAGGATTCTCAGCAAAGAGAGAGCTGATTGTCATTTGGGCAATAACCAAAGGAGCTTTAAGAAATAAACTGATTATACTACCCTTTGCTTTTATTCTAAGCTTTTACATTCCAATAGTTATCACCTTAACCCTTATAGCTGGTGGTATATTCCTACTTTATGAAGGCGGTGAAAAGGTTGAAGAATATTTACATATAAAACTTGGTTACAGTGAACATCATAAAGAAAATCTAAAAGCCTCTACTCCAGAAAATGTAATAGATGTCGAAAGAAAAAAAATAAAAAGTGCTATATTAACTGACTTCATCCTTTCTATTGAGATTGTTGTTATTTCT
This window encodes:
- a CDS encoding DUF808 family protein; translated protein: MATGIVALLDDIALLADDTATATRHVATATAPILGDDVAVNAGAATGFSAKRELIVIWAITKGALRNKLIILPFAFILSFYIPIVITLTLIAGGIFLLYEGGEKVEEYLHIKLGYSEHHKENLKASTPENVIDVERKKIKSAILTDFILSIEIVVISMNAVQNKELVVQIASVTIISFAAVFFVYGLVALIVRMDDLGLAIQKKGYTKIGEVFIISMPKVIKGLSILGTIAMFLVGGGILTHNIPIIHEYSHITNINIINDAIVGLVGSAIVVSFVEIYLKIFNFLTKHKG